A region from the Oceanidesulfovibrio marinus genome encodes:
- a CDS encoding aspartate aminotransferase family protein codes for MDKARIAELSVTDRANVFHPSTHLAQFARGEAPNRIITKAEGIYIEDAEGVRSLDGFSGLYCVNVGYGRKEIADAIAEQANTLAYFHAYVGHSHEPVIKLSERIVRKAGMGMQRVYYGMSGSDANETNIKLVWYYNNVLGRPEKKKIISRQRGYHGSGIMTGSLTGLGLFQDHFDLPVNVIKHTMCPHQYWNGMDGETEEEFSQRCADELEKMIIAEGPDTVAAFIGEPILGTGGIIPPPAGYWQAIQKVLDKYDVLLIADEVITGFGRTGQYFGSHTYGMKPDLIAIAKGLTSAYLPLSGVIVGERVWKVLEQGTDEFGAIGHGWTYSAHPMCAAAGNANLDIVDKEDLPANAREVGGYFQQKLHETFGDHPMVGEVRGVGLMAALEFVADKDKKERFDPSKKVGYSVAGACLEEGLIARAMPHGEILGFAPPLIVTKDDIDTIVAKAKTAVDKVYAAL; via the coding sequence ATGGACAAGGCACGCATAGCGGAGCTTTCCGTAACGGACCGGGCGAATGTCTTCCACCCTTCGACGCATCTGGCCCAGTTTGCACGGGGTGAAGCCCCCAACCGCATCATCACCAAGGCCGAGGGCATCTACATCGAAGACGCCGAAGGCGTCCGCAGCCTGGACGGCTTCTCCGGCCTCTACTGCGTCAACGTGGGCTATGGCCGCAAGGAAATCGCCGACGCCATTGCCGAGCAGGCGAACACGCTGGCCTACTTCCACGCCTATGTGGGGCATTCGCACGAGCCCGTCATCAAGCTCTCCGAGCGCATCGTGCGCAAGGCCGGCATGGGCATGCAGCGCGTCTACTACGGCATGTCCGGCTCCGACGCCAACGAGACCAACATCAAGTTGGTCTGGTACTACAACAACGTGCTGGGCCGGCCCGAGAAGAAGAAGATCATCTCCCGCCAGCGCGGCTACCATGGCTCCGGCATCATGACCGGCAGCCTCACCGGCCTTGGCCTGTTCCAGGACCACTTCGATCTGCCCGTGAACGTGATCAAGCACACCATGTGCCCGCACCAGTACTGGAACGGCATGGACGGCGAGACCGAGGAAGAGTTCAGCCAGCGCTGCGCCGACGAGCTGGAAAAGATGATCATCGCCGAGGGCCCGGATACCGTGGCCGCCTTCATCGGCGAGCCCATCCTGGGCACCGGCGGCATCATTCCCCCGCCGGCCGGCTACTGGCAGGCCATCCAGAAGGTACTGGACAAGTACGACGTGCTGCTCATCGCCGACGAGGTCATCACCGGTTTCGGCCGCACCGGCCAGTACTTCGGCAGCCACACCTACGGCATGAAGCCCGACCTCATCGCCATTGCCAAGGGCCTGACTTCGGCCTACCTGCCGCTTTCCGGCGTTATCGTGGGCGAGCGCGTGTGGAAGGTGCTGGAGCAGGGCACGGACGAGTTCGGCGCCATCGGCCACGGCTGGACCTACTCGGCCCATCCCATGTGCGCCGCAGCCGGCAACGCCAACCTGGACATCGTTGACAAGGAAGACCTGCCGGCCAACGCCCGTGAGGTGGGCGGCTACTTCCAGCAGAAGCTGCACGAGACCTTCGGCGACCACCCCATGGTGGGCGAAGTTCGCGGCGTGGGTCTGATGGCCGCCCTGGAGTTCGTGGCCGACAAGGACAAGAAGGAACGGTTCGATCCCTCCAAGAAGGTGGGCTACTCCGTGGCCGGCGCCTGCCTGGAAGAGGGCCTCATCGCCCGGGCCATGCCCCACGGCGAGATCCTGGGCTTTGCCCCGCCCCTCATCGTGACCAAGGACGACATCGACACCATCGTGGCCAAGGCCAAGACGGCTGTCGACAAGGTGTATGCTGCTTTGTAA
- a CDS encoding DUF1847 domain-containing protein, with product MQDFHPECAVCPYDWSERYCRKEGGKGPKNCPSLRHKALKERSLELLRADPALMNFATQASLQETAGYSGREKGYANIKPAKPRIQEIVEFAKRMEYHRLGMAFCIGLRKEAEVVHKIFTDNGLELVSICCKAGRTPKEAIGLTQADHVDPSQEKETMCNPVLQALLANEHDVELNVLMGLCVGHDSLFIKHAEAPVTVLAVKDRLLGHAPLTAVYQYDAYYRNLKCPLA from the coding sequence ATGCAAGACTTCCACCCGGAATGCGCCGTCTGCCCATACGACTGGAGTGAACGATACTGCCGCAAGGAAGGCGGCAAGGGTCCGAAAAACTGCCCCTCGTTGCGGCACAAGGCGCTGAAAGAGCGCTCCCTGGAGCTGTTGCGCGCCGACCCGGCGCTGATGAACTTCGCTACGCAGGCGTCCTTGCAGGAGACGGCCGGCTACTCGGGCCGGGAAAAAGGCTATGCCAACATCAAACCGGCCAAGCCCCGCATTCAGGAGATCGTCGAGTTCGCCAAGCGCATGGAGTACCACCGGCTGGGCATGGCCTTCTGCATCGGCCTGCGCAAGGAAGCCGAGGTGGTCCACAAGATCTTCACGGACAATGGCCTTGAACTCGTCTCCATCTGCTGCAAGGCCGGCCGCACGCCCAAAGAGGCCATCGGCCTCACCCAGGCGGACCACGTGGACCCCTCCCAGGAGAAGGAGACCATGTGCAACCCGGTGCTCCAGGCCTTGCTCGCCAACGAACATGACGTTGAGCTCAACGTGCTGATGGGCCTCTGCGTCGGCCACGACTCCCTGTTCATCAAACACGCCGAGGCGCCTGTCACGGTACTGGCGGTGAAGGACCGGCTACTTGGCCACGCACCGCTCACGGCCGTGTACCAGTACGACGCCTACTACCGGAACCTCAAATGCCCTCTCGCCTGA
- a CDS encoding iron-containing alcohol dehydrogenase, which yields MSSWEAKIDINRVFVLQPTRPLTYFGVGAVQKVNDILEGLTQKGMGNILVVTDNCAYKASGAWDTVEPALNKHAKSWKHYDKVRPNPTYDNCEEAAAAGLEMKADCILAIGGGSSMDTAKTAAVLMKHPGKKSVDFYEKGEGINDAVPLLLINTSHGTGSECDAFAVAQSDGEDKPAINSPHIYATYTIEDPALTATMPIKQTISTSIDAVNHALEAATTITTTPYSFGLARDAIRLVSKYLPQAIVEPGNLTARYWLMYASAIAGISFDLGLLHITHAMEHAMSTHDAKVTHGDGLGILMPAMVQEIYHAVPEQLAELLKPIVPDLEGIPAERDKVVEGLRKWFNSVGQKTDMSDYFTEADIPALVKLTMDSSLAKMLLPLAPIKADEKVVERIFRNSL from the coding sequence ATGAGCAGTTGGGAAGCCAAAATCGACATCAACCGTGTTTTCGTCCTGCAACCCACACGTCCCCTTACCTACTTCGGCGTCGGCGCCGTTCAGAAAGTCAATGATATCCTCGAAGGCCTTACCCAGAAAGGAATGGGCAACATCCTGGTCGTGACCGATAACTGCGCCTACAAGGCCAGCGGCGCCTGGGATACGGTCGAACCGGCCCTGAACAAGCATGCCAAGTCCTGGAAACACTACGACAAGGTCCGTCCCAACCCCACCTATGACAACTGCGAGGAAGCCGCGGCGGCTGGCCTCGAAATGAAGGCCGACTGCATTCTGGCCATCGGCGGCGGCAGCTCCATGGATACCGCCAAGACCGCTGCCGTGCTGATGAAGCATCCCGGCAAGAAGTCCGTTGATTTCTATGAGAAGGGCGAAGGCATCAACGACGCCGTGCCCCTGCTGCTGATCAACACCTCCCACGGCACCGGCTCCGAGTGCGATGCCTTTGCAGTGGCACAATCCGATGGCGAGGACAAGCCCGCCATCAACTCTCCGCACATCTACGCCACATACACCATCGAAGACCCGGCGCTTACGGCAACCATGCCGATAAAGCAGACCATCTCCACCTCCATCGACGCGGTCAACCACGCTCTGGAGGCGGCCACCACCATCACCACCACGCCGTACTCGTTCGGCCTGGCCAGAGACGCCATCCGCCTCGTGTCCAAGTATCTGCCCCAGGCCATCGTGGAGCCCGGCAACCTGACCGCGCGCTACTGGCTGATGTACGCCTCGGCCATCGCCGGCATCAGCTTCGACCTTGGCCTGCTGCACATCACCCACGCCATGGAGCATGCCATGAGCACGCACGACGCCAAGGTGACGCACGGCGACGGTCTGGGCATTCTCATGCCGGCCATGGTTCAGGAAATCTATCACGCAGTGCCGGAGCAGCTCGCCGAGTTGCTCAAGCCCATCGTGCCCGACCTGGAAGGCATTCCGGCGGAACGCGACAAGGTTGTGGAAGGCCTCAGGAAGTGGTTCAACTCCGTGGGCCAGAAGACCGACATGTCCGACTACTTCACCGAGGCCGACATCCCGGCGCTGGTCAAGCTGACCATGGATTCCTCCCTGGCCAAGATGCTGCTGCCGCTTGCCCCCATCAAGGCGGACGAGAAGGTTGTGGAGCGTATCTTCAGGAACTCACTGTAA